From Miscanthus floridulus cultivar M001 chromosome 15, ASM1932011v1, whole genome shotgun sequence, the proteins below share one genomic window:
- the LOC136508580 gene encoding uncharacterized protein isoform X1: MARPLSSFCLHRIRSGVTASTAAPPSICANKETSFDDASESKSPKDDKQEDEEANKKGGAEAVVVGRKVMVAADGGSEEARTALQWALSHAVRPCDTVVLLDVIRVGSGGNGKNRRDPRGSSQHLEAMRSICQAKRPEVTAIITNDTKKRGHNLSF, from the exons ATGGCCAGGCCGCTCTCTTCCTTCTGCCTCCACCGGATCAGGTCCGGCGTTACTGCGTCCACTGCCGCACCGCCGTCGATATGCGCCAACAAGGAGACCTCCTTCGACGACGCCAGTGAGAGCAAGTCGCCGAAGGATGACAAGCAGGAAGACGAGGAGGCTAATAAGAAGGGTGGCGCGGAGGCCGTCGTCGTGGGGAGGAAGGTGATGGTGGCGGCGGACGGCGGCAGCGAGGAGGCCCGGACGGCGCTGCAGTGGGCGCTGTCGCACGCCGTCCGTCCCTGCGACACGGTGGTCCTGCTCGACGTCATCAGGGTCGGCAGTGGCGGCAACGGCAAGAACC GACGCGATCCAAGAGGGAGTAGTCAGCACCTGGAGGCAATGAGGAGCATCTGCCAGGCCAAGAGACCAGAGGTAACTGCAATAATCACAAATGATACCAAGAAAAGAGGGCATAATTTGTCTTTCTGA
- the LOC136508580 gene encoding uncharacterized protein isoform X2, giving the protein MARPLSSFCLHRIRSGVTASTAAPPSICANKETSFDDASESKSPKDDKQEDEEANKKGGAEAVVVGRKVMVAADGGSEEARTALQWALSHAVRPCDTVVLLDVIRVGSGGNGKNRATRSKRE; this is encoded by the exons ATGGCCAGGCCGCTCTCTTCCTTCTGCCTCCACCGGATCAGGTCCGGCGTTACTGCGTCCACTGCCGCACCGCCGTCGATATGCGCCAACAAGGAGACCTCCTTCGACGACGCCAGTGAGAGCAAGTCGCCGAAGGATGACAAGCAGGAAGACGAGGAGGCTAATAAGAAGGGTGGCGCGGAGGCCGTCGTCGTGGGGAGGAAGGTGATGGTGGCGGCGGACGGCGGCAGCGAGGAGGCCCGGACGGCGCTGCAGTGGGCGCTGTCGCACGCCGTCCGTCCCTGCGACACGGTGGTCCTGCTCGACGTCATCAGGGTCGGCAGTGGCGGCAACGGCAAGAACCGTGC GACGCGATCCAAGAGGGAGTAG
- the LOC136509563 gene encoding MADS-box transcription factor 20-like: protein MGRGRGKVVVRRIENSVSRQVTFSKRRRGLAKKARELAVLCDADVALLIFSDKGRLHDFAAHGSMERILDRYERYLLCEDRDVTEDYPEESQGNMSYDHIRLRSKLEALKKSQRNLMGEQLESLTFREVQQLEHQIDSALRNIRSRKGDILLNSIEELRNKEKAALGESLHTTNTAASSMAVAAALPNLNICPGDSDEPGRAAAPPGAAISLPWWMLQPPAVSQRQEQH from the exons ATGGGTCGCGGGCGCGGCAAGGTGGTGGTGCGCCGGATCGAGAACAGCGTGAGCCGGCAGGTGACCTTCTCGAAGCGGCGGCGCGGGCTGGCGAAGAAGGCGCGGGAGCTGGCCGTGCTCTGCGACGCCGACGTCGCGCTGCTCATCTTCTCCGACAAGGGCAGGCTCCACGACTTCGCCGCGCACGGCAG CATGGAGAGAATCCTCGATCGATATGAGAGGTACTTACTTTGTGAAGATAGGGATGTGACGGAAGATTACCCTGAAGAATCACAG GGGAACATGAGCTATGACCACATCAGGTTGAGGTCCAAACTTGAAGCTCTAAAGAAGAGCCAAAG GAATCTCATGGGGGAGCaacttgagtccttgacattcaGAGAGGTACAGCAGCTTGAGCACCAGATAGACAGCGCTCTGAGGAACATCAGATCCAGGAAG GGCGACATCTTGCTCAACTCGATCGAGGAGCTCCGAAACAAG GAGAAGGCTGCACTGGGGGAATCCCTGCACACCACCAACACCGCAGCTTCCTCTATGGCAGTAGCAGCCGCCCTTCCAAACCTCAACATCTG TCCCGGCGACTCTGACGAGCCAGGAAGGGCGGCGGCGCCGCCAGGAGCGGCGATCAGCTTGCCGTGGTGGATGCTCCAGCCACCTGCCGTCAGCCAACGGCAGGAGCAGCACTGA